A region of the Drosophila subpulchrella strain 33 F10 #4 breed RU33 chromosome 3L, RU_Dsub_v1.1 Primary Assembly, whole genome shotgun sequence genome:
TAATTTCCAATTTTAGGAGCCACCACAAAGTAATAAAGGCAGGCTCTAAGCTAAATCGAAATTTACCAAGcttgaaaataatttattggGTATTAGCTTACAATAAATCTATTTCAAACCTATTGTACAAAATTGTAGTTGGagtaattaaaatgagattaAGAGCTTTTACAGCTCCTtaattttgcaatttttaaagctttgtGCCTTTATGcgatgtttaaaaataaagccTTAACTTACTCCCTTGCCGTATTTAAAAgccaaaaattattaattgtgGTTGAACACCGCTGTTAACgacaaatatgaaaaaaaaaacattttcaatgtaaataatttcgttttttctaaaatagctacaaagaaaaaaaaaatgtaatttgcTTGTGATAGTCCACATAAATTATAATCGTATGATACGTTTAAATAGGCTCTAAAAAATCTATTACGATAGGTTAGTAAATGCAAAAAAATGACCTACTAAATaagtggcgcccaacgtggggcagACCTCAACGGCGCCCAAATGCAGGCAATACTTTTTACCCTAACAACTGCGCTCGTTCAGGATGAATTATAAAGCCGCCAGCAGGCAGTGCTTCCGCCATTAATTGCATTTGACTTATCTCTCTGACAGGACGAATTTGGGGGCACTGGTCGACAGTCGTTTTTGGGCCATAACTCACCTTCGGATTGGGCAGCTCGCCACTTTGCAGCGAGGCCATGTAGCAGCGCAGCCGGAACTGTTCGCAGTGGAGCCGCTCCAGGTTCTCCTCCCATTGCAGTATCTGCGTCTGGATCTGATGACGCGTCTCCTGATCGGTGACAACTGATTGCTGCAGCTCGGCCATGTGCTTCAGCTTGTGATCCTGCAGGGCGAAAGGACATAAAACCGGGTTAGTGCTGCCATATGCATATAAACGGATGTAGGTACATATATGTGTAAGGATGTGTGCGACACTCGTTGGTGGGTTATGAATGCATCCGAGGCATGGCATCATTAGCATTTCATGGCAGCTTTGCCCcactgctgctgcggtggctgccaTTTGACGAAAATACATAAATCACGCGTCATGTGCAGCTAAAATTTTCCAGCTTGCCCTACCCCGGGTTTCCACACGATTTTCCCATGATTTTCCCCCTGCGCAATTCAAATATCTCTCGCCTGCTCTGGCCTTCTGTCCTTCTGATACGCTGAAGTGCGTTGGCAATGCaccaaaaaagtaaaaaaaactCCCTTTTCGACGGGAGCTGCATATACGTGCCCCTGTTTTCATTACAAATACCGTTTGACTTCCGCCGCAGCTGCCTCCCTTTTTCGGTGGTGGGCCTGGCCAGAACCCGAACCAGAAGCAGAACCAGAATTCAGCATTTGAAATCCCACTTTGGATCCCACTTTCACGTGCATTTATAGCACGCTTGCATAGATCTCACGGAGCACGTGATTGTTTCATTTTGGTTGCTGTTACAATTCAGCTTTCCCGCCGTTGTTGCTGCATTGAATGCGAGTCAGTAAGCTGACAATTATTTGCAGATGCAGATGTAGATGCAGTTGCATGTTGCATTTTGCAGGTTGCAGGTTGCCAGTTGCCATTGCaacagtgtgtgtgtgccgtgggcgtggcaacaacCTGAATAGGCACTTTCGATGTTCGACATTTTAATGAATGTGTACACATAAACAGGCAGCGGCTAAAGGACCGAAAGGCTCGTCGGATTGGGGTGGGTAGTTCTACCTGGGATTACGTACCAACAGCTCTGTGTGTATATTTGAACTGTGCCACGTTGAGCCTTTTCAATGTTTGTTTTACGTGGAAATAAATCAAAGTTTTGTGCATTTTATTTGCACATTTCGCATACGTATGCTCCATATGACAATGTGTGCTCTGCGGTGGCATCAAGTCTGCCTGCAATCGATATGCGAGTGTGGCAACCTCACTTAATTCAATTCCACTAAAGATGGCAATTATTCCTAGGTTGTGGTGCAATCCATCTTGGTCGACTGCTCTGCATTCGGCAGGCATAAAGTTGGTTAATTAATAAACCAAAATCCCATTATGCACTGCGACCACAGACACACACAAACTCGCTGAAGGATGTTTCGGGGGTGAGATCCTGTCTCCTTGAAGGAGTTgtcctcctccttctggctgcTGTCAATGGCACTTGGCACTTGAGGAAAGCTGCTTATTTGACAAACACAAGCCGGAAGGAGGCCGGGTGGCTCCAAGAGAGACACTATCTTCCGACCCGAGTGAGTTTTGTGATTATTTACAGCACAAAACTGTGTGTGGGCGTGGTTGGAAGGAGATTTTCAGGCAAGCAGGCAACAGTTTGTCCTTGTCAAAGTAATATGGGTTCTTCCTGGCCCATAAATAGCCCTCGCCTGCTTGACCATTAATCGCCCTGGCCATTGTATCCATTGTGCTGCATTCCATCTTTCCTCCTCCTCTCCAACGGAGGAGGCACTCCAAGGGTTAATGGCAATGTTAATGGACTTGTAATTGCCATGCAATTGGGAGTGTAAATCACGCAAACGATAACTACCCGCCAGCGATCCTTGAACGGCGAATCGCTCCAGGGTGTTTGAACTCCATTGGGTGTCCAATTCGAGAGAGTGGAATGTTTACTGCACATGCAATGGAAATATTTGACAAACAAGGAACGCTATCTGCCCCACTCAGGAACTGCAGCTTTTGTAGCTATTTCGTACTAGTTTACTGTCCTTTGTTCTATACCAAcgttgaaaaataaaaaaacttatGGTGCATATGGAGTGGAACAAAGGTTGGCTAAGCGGGTTGGATTTTGATTGAACTGTTGAATATAGTAACTTAGTAACAATACAGGTTTTAaagaataatagtttttgtattgaaagtatattttgtttattagagAAATACACTTTATAAGGATTTGTTTTAAGGTCCTAAAAGTTAGAGTTCCGTCCTTATTTCTTTATGGTCCACTGCTAAAGTCATTCTTCTTAATTGAATGTCAAAAACACTCAAGGAGATATTTCTTTTCTTCGGGgtgttatttaatttaaattgttgtTTCCTGTATATTCATGGTCTGTACTGTTAAAGCTTGTTTTCTTAATTTAAAGTCAATCTCCTTTTGGGTTAGGCTTCTTCCGCTCCGGCTACTCCCGCACTGAGTGCCTCCCACCCCGTTTATTTTGAGGCTTCCTCCCGACAAATCCATTTCACTACGCCTGTCCTCTGGGAGGATATTAACAGCACTCCCAGGACGGAGCAGGGGATGCACTTGTGCAGCAGGCTGGTCTGAGACTCTGGTCACGGTCTCGCTGCGGTTGCCGCTTGTTTTGACACATGTCACGCGCTAAGTGACAGCCCCAGCCACAGTTCGAGCAGCTCCTTTCCGGAGGACGAAGGATGGAGGACGGGGGATGGAGGATGGAGGTTAGAGGATAGAGGACAGAGTACGGATCCGGATCTGGCGTCGGCTTGAGGTCCTGCGGACTGGGCTCCCTGCTCTCATCTCAATTCCCGtgaattttattattgctTCATAGTTGGATTCCCATCTATTTTCCCTTTTCCCTGGCCGTATCTGTCGCTCCTTGACGATGAGTTTTTGCGGTTCGCCTATTTAGTTGTCCTGTCTCTCCTGCTGCCCCCGCCCCTGTGCCTGTCCCCCCAGATCCTGTCGTGCGGTCGTGTTCCTGTGGTCCTGCCGTTGTCTGTTGCGCTTTCATTAAGCGCCACTTGAGGCTGCCTCTGCCCCTGATGATGCCTCTGTCCCAGGGCTCACATTTGTGAGGCAGCTACACAGGGCGAAAAAGTGGGGGTCGATGCTATGTAGGTGGTTTTGGCAAATACTGCTCATGACGCTAATCTGATTGACATGATTTATGTCAGTGGCAtgttgttgtttattttcccCATTTCTCCAAGGGTTTAATTATCTCTTGTTTTTAGAATTGTAAATTACATTTTCAGCAAGTCTAAgataaaacaaaaagaaaatgttttatttatttaccctTTGCTCTTTATTACTCATGGGACCTTTTATTTTagtgaaatattttgaaaaataatgaATCATATATCAAGAAAGATGAACATCAGTAGCATATAAATACTATTATTAGTGTCATGTGGAACTTTTGTCAATGGGTAATTATATTTAAGCTCTATTTACAATACTGTTTTTAAAAGCAAGAAGAAGTTCCTAATGTTCTTTGTTGGTCCTTAAGAGGACTTAGGtcttaataaaagaaaatatttatttttgccaatTAATTGTAATCACCCTATTTTTCCCCCAGTGTGACAACTGGAATCTGAAGCTGGTCGGGAGCTGCCATTGCCATTGCAAGATgtacttgttattattattgctaTTCTTGTTGTTGTCTCTGGTCTGCCATTTCCGCTTGAGAGTCGAGAGTTTGGAGAGTTCATGgttcttgttttgttttttgtttttgctttcgTCCTGTAGCTGCTGTGTTTTGGTTTGATATATGTTTTTACTCGGGAgtacaattaaaaaatacattttaccaTTGTTGTTGTGTCCCCGTTGTCAACGTTCAGCGTTCAGCGTTCAACATTCCACATTCAACATTCAACGTTCCACGCATGACAGGCCAAAGATGCTTGAAATGGCAAAACCACTGGTACAACAATAACCAAAACGTCGGTGAGTGGGGCAAAACAATGGACTGAAATAATAATCATGCAACGGCAGTCGGGCAAAAGGACTCGTGACCCGGTATCAGTTTATTTTGCTTGCCACTGCTAATGGTCCCTGTCCTTGTGCACTTCACTCCAACTACAGTCCATCTATAGTCCACCCCGCTCCATGATAACAATCAATTAGAAGAGGCCACCCTGCGGCCAAAAGGATATTGATTTGTTCAACGGATCTGGACTCTCCTTTGAGCCACCTGCTCAGATGACTTTTGACATGGCTTGTGCATTAAATGGCTGCTCCATTGCAGTCAAAAGTCAGAGGGGGGTTCACCCACACTCTGCATAAACCGCATAAAGAGGTGGGGGTATGCCAaaccaccccccccccccccccccccaccccATGTCAACAAAAGGCctgaaaaattgtatatgGTCTGCATAAATGCTGACCACAAAATGATGCCACATTATATAACGTGTGAGTGCTGCAGTTGAGCGGCGGTGGCGGCCCCCAGGAAAACGGGGGAGATGCTAAGCCCGAAACCCCCAAACTCAGACCTCTAAACTGACGCCTAGGTCTGTGGCCACAGGATGAGCTGGGCGTTTGGATGATGGGTGTGGGAACTGGAAACTGGGCATTGGGGTGTGCTCCTAGTTCCTGGTTGCTGTTgacaattgaattgaattttcCGCCCCTGACcacagccacgcccactgtgtCAGCGCCTACATAAAGCATATTTTCGCATCTGCATGCAGCAGGCTCGCACAGAggcctccccccccccccccccccatcaGCTCCTGCCGAggccaacaaaaacaaatcaaaaaccAAAGCAAACGCATTCTGCGCAGGATGATGGCAGGATGGCTGGATGGCAGGATGGTGGATTAAGGGCCGGGCTCCTGATGTCCTCCTGGTGGCAGAACCCGGTGGCAACCATATGCCAGACCCATTTCCTGTGCAACTTTGGACCAAAAGTTGCAAAAATATTCGCACGTTTGGccaaaaacaaagctaaaccAGTGGGGTCACCACATATGCGCCTTTTATGCCGGACTTTGGAGTTGGAGTTCAACTCGTTTCTCATATTTCTTGCCATAAATTTTTACCATTTTGGCATTAGTTTATgaaatgccacgcccacccacacacacacacacacacactcgctggccatatacatacatacatccATGAGGTTTGCCAGGTCAAACTAAAGTTCTTTTTTCCCATGATGAAGAAACCTCAGGACAAAAACGAACCGAACAAGTAAATTTTATGgtaattataaactttatggtttcattaaaaaatattgaagaGAGAACAGAGcagaaaaagtaaaaaaaaaatgccgAAAAAATGCACAATACGAGTGGGAAATGGGGGGCTTTGGGTAAAAAAGGGGAGCGCATTGTTTTCCGCCCCCGCCACTGCCCATCGAAGTTTCTTCGCATTTTGTGCGGCTTTAAGTTGGTCTAATTAAGTAAAGTTTTCGGTGTAAGTTAAAATTAACTAAATATGCATTTCATTATAATTTTGGTTTACAAATTTACGGTTTATGGCCAACGCCAGGCGTTGCTAGCCGGCAGAAAGCCAAGTGAGAGATAAATATTACAGGAAATGCACATACGTACATGTATGCCAGTGCGGTTGGGTTTCactttaattattataaaattaattgcaCACTTTAGGGCTTTCCCGGagtgtgtgtgtatctgtTTGGTTGCCTTTGCAACTGAAGTGGAGAATTTAAATCTTCAATGCCGGGCGGAGAAGATCTGAAATGATTGCCTACTTTCCGGCTCAGCAGTCAAGTAAAACAATTTTCATTTACTAAATGTTTTCATAAAGcgcatttaaaatattttaactgccTTTCGGAGTGTACAGAAATTGGATTAAGCTGGCCATTCACGACTGTTGCATCATTTAATTAGTGCAATTATTTAAAATCGATGTCGGTTGCAACAAAACCATTTGGCCGCAATAAAACTGCGGTTGAGgttctttaaaaatgtgtaaaataaaatgtatagtttacaaaaagaaattaaaatgattatacctttcttgtttattaaGAAACACTTTATACACAAACAAAGTATatttcaacaaaaataattatgcTACATTTTGGGTTTTTAAGGTAAGTTTATTAGTTCCTTGCGCAGAGGATAtatttttgatggaaaaagacctaaaatgtaaatgtaatGTAATTTTTTATGGAAAAAAGGGaactaaaaattataaaactgcGGTTAAGGTTCTTCAAAACtgtgtaaaataaaatgtatagttAAAAAAACTAAGTTTAAACGATTAACCtttattgtttattaaaaaacactTTATACCCAACTAAAGTAGATTTCAACCGAATTAACTATCCGACATTCTGGGTTTTAAAGGTAATTTTATTAGTTCCCTGTTCAGAGGATATATTTTTGATGGAAAtagaacaaaattttaataaaagtaattttttatgGAAAAAAAGGGAATTAAGAAATAATGCAAACGTTTTCCCTTTACAAAAACCCTTGTATCAACGAAATTCGGAAATTTTTGCATCTACGTGCCCGATATGAATACTTTTGAATTATTTCCCTActctttataaataaataccacTATTTTTGATCGCAGCCTTCGATGTGAGATATTTTTGAGCCTTTGAACATGCGTTCGTTACCAGAGGTTTTGTGGGGGATAAAAaaatgtgcaaaaaaaaatgttaaagcaAACAACAGTTTAAAACCAGAGCTTCGGCCAAAGGGACTGTGGGCGGAATTGGTGGGCGTGGTGTGCGCGGGAGGCGTTGGCGAAAAGTGGGCGGGGCAGGGCAGGGCGGCAGTGAGTTGCTATTGAGCTGAAATGACAGCAGCCATTTCAAATTGAAAGCATTCAGGAGGGGgatgagcaaaaaaaaaaaaacgggaGTAGCAAGTAAGCCTTGTTTAGACAGCGCCGCCATGGCAATTGCACATCAGGTGCGAGGGGGGTTTTTGTGGGGGGGCTGGGGGGGTATTACAGGtgaaaaagggggtgggggggtTTCGTGAAGCTGGGGTCGCAGGAGTCGTAATTAGAGCGTAAAAACCAGAGCGTACGAAAAACCAAACGCGCTCGGGCAGCTACTACTATTTTTTACGGCCCTGCattgtgtatctgtgtgtgtgtgcgggcTTAGGTGTGTGCGTGTGAGGGCTTTATGCGAAAAGAAAAATAGATAGCTAGAAAAAGAAGCAGCTGGAGGAGAAGTATACCAtccatacatatatatacatatatgtatgttatAAGGCAAAAAACTAGAAAAGCTAAAGCAAACGAAGCGAAGTGCTGCCAAAACCGCCCACGCACCCGCCCCCTGCCAAAGGGGGTGGCCCGCCCCCGCTGACACATATATGATTATTTCCGAAAGGTGACAGCtataaaaaacaacaacaagctgCCAGCGTAGGCGTCACACAAAAGTAGAAGGCaagacaacaacaaaaagTGGCAGAAAAAAGGACAACACTGTTGCTCTTTTCACAGAAAAAGGGGGGTGGGCGTTGGGCGTTGGGTGTTTGGTGACCCGCCCACACGCAAACACTCAcacccacccacacacactcacaaaAGGAGCAACTAGAATGATGCGTTGGTGTGacaccttttttttttttttgctgcctTACTGCCTACTGTTTCatctttcttttaatttcat
Encoded here:
- the LOC119555575 gene encoding LOW QUALITY PROTEIN: uncharacterized protein LOC119555575 (The sequence of the model RefSeq protein was modified relative to this genomic sequence to represent the inferred CDS: substituted 2 bases at 2 genomic stop codons); the protein is MKAQQTTAGPQEHDRTTGSGGTGTGAGAAGETGQLNRRTAKTHRQGATDTAREKGKXMGIQLXSNNKIHGN